In one window of Halomarina pelagica DNA:
- a CDS encoding DUF7518 family protein, with translation MASGNRVEELESRVRQLEASVTGLTDELVECKERIQALEAEVDPPDAVAGRSGRTGRAEGSDPPASESEGDKSERSEEEERSDSPGGDEIIVA, from the coding sequence ATGGCCAGCGGAAATCGCGTCGAGGAACTCGAGTCCCGCGTTCGACAGCTCGAGGCGTCGGTGACGGGGTTGACGGACGAACTCGTCGAGTGCAAGGAGCGGATCCAGGCGCTCGAAGCGGAGGTCGACCCGCCGGACGCCGTCGCGGGACGGTCCGGGCGAACCGGCCGGGCGGAGGGATCGGACCCGCCAGCGTCGGAATCCGAAGGGGACAAATCCGAGCGGAGCGAGGAGGAAGAACGGAGCGATTCCCCCGGTGGCGACGAGATAATCGTCGCGTAG
- the smc gene encoding chromosome segregation protein SMC, whose product MHIKELVLDDFKSFGRTTRIPFYEDFTTISGPNGSGKSNIIDSVLFALGLARTSGIRAEKLTDLIYNPDDDGAAFAGEREASVEVVLDNADRTLSRSQVVNAAGTESVGDVDEISIRRRVKQTEDNYYSYYYLNGRSVNLSDIQDLLAQAGVAPEGYNVVMQGDVTEIINMTPHARREIVDEIAGVAEFDARKADAMDELEVVEERVDEADLRIEEKEERLAQLEDERETALEYQSLKEEREEYEGYLKAAELEDKRARLDRTERKVERDETKLEERRRTLDERQGTVLRLEEDLEDLNAEIERTGEDEQLRVKREIEEVKGEIARLEDAIESAEGRIEEAESKRREAFVKLDAKQEQVDDLDARIRNAKVAKSSLKAEAMEREEELAEVEAEIEAVDSEYEQLKTDLQEARDELEAAKAERNELQREQDRLLDEARRRSNDQRELREEIESLEASIPDLEADLADLEAELEKAEKNKTTIESVVDDLRAEKYERQDELDDLEDEVSAAQQEYAELEAKAGESGDSSYGRAVTTVLNGGLDGVHGTVGQLGGVSGRYATACETAAGGRLANVVVDDDGVGQRCIEYLKSRNAGRATFLPINKMRQRSLPSEPSRDGVVGFAYDLIDFDPQYAGVFSYVVGDTLVVEDMATARDLMGQFRMVTLEGELVEKSGAMTGGSRSGSRYSFSSGKGQLERVAERITRLEDERREAREELRDVESRLDDARDRQAAAADKVREVRTEIERTEGRIEDVRETIAAKETRVAEIDEEREAVAERMEALEDEIAEATETVAGIEERIADLEEELRNSAVAELTERAEEIRAEIADLEDEMDDLDGDLNELGLEKQYAEDAIEELHETIEDAQNRKAEAETRVADLEAEIETKEAALAEKREQVADLEDELAELKEERESLKADLREAREARDEAKEAAATVESRLENRRETVQRLEWEVDELAAQVGEYDPEDVPDHDTVESEIERLEGEMADLEPVNMLAIDEYDRVADDLGDLEEKRATLIEERDGIVERIEGYEARKRETFMEAYEAIDEHFTDIFERLSGGTGTLHLEDEADPFDGGLTMKAQPGDKPVQRLAAMSGGEKSLTALAFIFAIQRHNPAPFYALDEVDAFLDAANAEAVGELVDELADTAQFIVVSHRSALLERSERAIGVTMQDDNVSAVTGIDLAAAGVTAGD is encoded by the coding sequence ATGCACATCAAAGAGCTCGTCCTCGACGATTTCAAGAGCTTCGGCCGTACGACCAGGATCCCCTTCTACGAGGATTTCACGACCATCAGCGGGCCGAACGGCTCCGGCAAGTCGAACATCATCGACAGCGTCCTGTTCGCGCTCGGGCTGGCCCGCACGAGCGGGATCCGCGCGGAGAAGCTCACGGACCTCATCTACAACCCCGACGACGACGGCGCGGCGTTCGCCGGCGAGCGCGAGGCGAGCGTCGAGGTGGTCCTCGACAACGCCGATCGCACGCTCTCGCGGTCGCAGGTCGTGAACGCCGCCGGGACGGAGAGCGTCGGCGACGTCGACGAGATCTCCATCCGGCGGCGGGTCAAGCAGACCGAGGACAACTACTACTCCTACTACTACCTGAACGGCCGGTCGGTCAACCTCTCTGACATCCAGGACCTCCTCGCGCAGGCGGGGGTCGCCCCCGAGGGGTACAACGTCGTGATGCAGGGCGACGTGACCGAGATCATCAACATGACGCCGCACGCGCGCCGCGAGATCGTAGACGAGATCGCGGGCGTGGCGGAGTTCGACGCCCGGAAGGCCGACGCGATGGACGAACTCGAGGTCGTCGAGGAGCGCGTCGACGAGGCCGACCTCCGGATCGAGGAGAAGGAGGAGCGCCTCGCGCAGCTCGAGGACGAGCGCGAGACGGCCCTCGAGTACCAGTCGCTCAAGGAGGAGCGCGAGGAGTACGAGGGCTACCTCAAGGCGGCGGAACTGGAGGACAAGCGCGCCCGCCTCGACCGCACCGAGCGGAAGGTCGAGCGCGACGAGACGAAGCTCGAGGAGCGCCGGCGCACCCTGGACGAGCGCCAGGGGACGGTGCTCCGTCTGGAGGAGGACCTGGAGGACCTGAACGCGGAGATCGAGCGCACCGGCGAGGACGAGCAGCTGCGCGTAAAGCGCGAGATCGAGGAGGTGAAGGGCGAGATCGCCCGCCTGGAGGACGCGATCGAGAGCGCCGAGGGGCGCATCGAGGAGGCCGAGTCGAAGCGTCGGGAGGCGTTCGTCAAGCTCGACGCGAAGCAGGAGCAGGTCGACGACCTCGACGCCCGCATCCGCAACGCGAAGGTCGCGAAGTCCTCGCTGAAGGCCGAGGCGATGGAGCGGGAGGAGGAACTCGCCGAGGTCGAAGCCGAGATCGAGGCGGTGGACTCCGAGTACGAGCAGCTGAAGACGGACCTCCAGGAGGCGCGCGACGAGCTTGAGGCCGCGAAGGCCGAGAGGAACGAACTCCAGCGCGAGCAGGACCGCCTGCTCGACGAGGCGCGGCGGCGCTCGAACGACCAACGCGAACTCCGCGAGGAGATCGAGTCCCTGGAGGCGTCGATCCCCGACCTGGAGGCCGACCTCGCCGACCTGGAGGCCGAACTGGAGAAGGCCGAGAAGAACAAGACCACGATCGAGTCGGTCGTCGACGACCTGCGCGCCGAGAAGTACGAGCGCCAGGACGAACTGGACGACCTGGAGGACGAGGTCAGCGCCGCCCAGCAGGAGTACGCGGAACTGGAGGCCAAGGCGGGCGAGTCCGGCGACAGCTCCTACGGTCGCGCCGTCACGACCGTCCTCAACGGCGGCCTCGACGGCGTCCACGGCACCGTCGGTCAGCTGGGAGGCGTCTCCGGGCGGTACGCGACGGCGTGTGAGACCGCCGCCGGGGGTCGCCTCGCGAACGTCGTCGTGGACGACGACGGGGTCGGCCAGCGCTGCATCGAGTACCTGAAGTCGCGCAACGCGGGCCGGGCGACCTTCCTCCCGATCAACAAGATGCGCCAGCGCTCGCTGCCGAGCGAGCCGAGCCGCGACGGCGTCGTGGGGTTCGCCTACGACCTGATCGACTTCGATCCCCAGTACGCCGGGGTCTTCTCCTACGTCGTCGGCGACACGCTCGTCGTCGAGGACATGGCGACCGCCCGCGACCTGATGGGCCAGTTCCGGATGGTGACCCTGGAGGGGGAACTCGTCGAGAAGAGCGGCGCGATGACCGGCGGCTCCCGCTCGGGATCGCGCTACTCCTTCTCCTCGGGGAAGGGTCAGCTCGAACGGGTCGCCGAGCGGATCACCCGCCTCGAGGACGAGCGCCGCGAGGCCCGCGAGGAGCTACGGGACGTGGAGAGCCGCCTCGACGACGCCCGCGACCGGCAGGCGGCCGCCGCCGACAAGGTGCGCGAGGTCCGGACGGAGATCGAGCGGACCGAGGGGCGCATCGAGGACGTGCGCGAGACGATCGCGGCGAAGGAGACCCGGGTGGCGGAGATCGACGAGGAGCGCGAGGCGGTCGCCGAGCGCATGGAGGCGCTCGAGGACGAGATCGCCGAGGCGACCGAGACCGTCGCCGGGATCGAGGAGCGCATCGCGGACCTGGAGGAGGAACTCAGGAACTCGGCGGTGGCGGAACTCACCGAGCGCGCCGAGGAGATCCGCGCCGAGATCGCCGACCTGGAGGACGAGATGGACGACCTCGACGGCGACCTCAACGAACTCGGACTCGAGAAGCAGTACGCCGAGGACGCCATCGAGGAACTCCACGAGACCATCGAGGACGCGCAGAACCGCAAGGCTGAGGCGGAGACGCGCGTCGCCGACCTGGAGGCGGAGATCGAGACGAAGGAGGCCGCGCTCGCGGAGAAGCGCGAGCAGGTCGCCGATCTGGAGGACGAACTCGCCGAACTCAAGGAGGAGCGTGAGTCGCTCAAGGCCGACCTCCGGGAGGCGCGCGAGGCACGCGACGAGGCGAAGGAGGCGGCCGCGACCGTCGAGAGCCGCCTCGAGAATCGCCGCGAGACCGTCCAGCGCCTGGAGTGGGAGGTGGACGAACTCGCCGCGCAGGTCGGCGAGTACGACCCCGAGGACGTCCCCGACCACGACACGGTCGAGTCGGAGATCGAGCGCCTGGAGGGCGAGATGGCGGACCTCGAACCCGTCAACATGCTCGCCATCGACGAGTACGACCGGGTGGCCGACGACCTCGGGGATCTAGAGGAGAAGCGCGCCACCCTGATCGAGGAGCGCGACGGCATCGTCGAGCGCATCGAGGGCTACGAGGCGAGAAAGCGCGAGACGTTCATGGAGGCCTACGAGGCCATCGACGAGCACTTCACGGACATCTTCGAGCGCCTCTCGGGCGGCACGGGGACGCTCCACCTGGAGGACGAGGCGGACCCCTTCGACGGCGGGCTGACGATGAAGGCCCAGCCGGGGGACAAGCCCGTCCAGCGCCTCGCGGCCATGTCCGGCGGGGAGAAGTCGCTGACGGCGCTCGCCTTCATCTTCGCCATCCAGCGGCACAACCCCGCGCCGTTCTACGCGCTCGACGAGGTGGACGCCTTCCTCGACGCCGCCAACGCCGAGGCGGTGGGCGAACTGGTCGACGAACTGGCCGACACCGCCCAGTTCATCGTCGTCTCCCACCGCTCCGCGCTCCTCGAGCGCTCCGAGCGCGCCATCGGCGTCACGATGCAGGACGACAACGTGAGCGCCGTGACCGGCATCGACCTCGCGGCCGCGGGGGTGACCGCCGGTGACTGA